Proteins encoded by one window of Nicotiana tabacum cultivar K326 chromosome 10, ASM71507v2, whole genome shotgun sequence:
- the LOC107758912 gene encoding putative inactive receptor kinase At4g23740 yields MDNLLIKLILSVLASLLFIRFCNGGELIESKSFLNFILAIDPNNVLGIKCNSSVTYNPCSYKLQGVKCNLRTGKVIEIRLENMNLSGIIDAESLCKLSKLRVLSLARNKIKGIIPESLSRCKSLTVLDLSSNFLNGNSSFLLHSLTMIKNLKKLNVSNNNFIFSQPLTSLQALRGVKMKESTYMFIAPSSTREGEKTKTKHHINLMVWLLIFAAIVLVLVVLVFLYTRCVRSAKDKEVLKEVANYSSPRKTPSAEVVDGVCKTEEKSSELCFFMQDVEKFTMDDLLEATANLRKQGLCSSLYKVHISSSGVFAVKRLKKLQVGFKEFSQTMKRIGNLKHQNVLPLVAYYSSNEEKLLIYKYQNNGSLLTLFENYVEGKRNFPWKLRLSIAVGIARGLAFIYRSSKKGNVIPHGNIKPSNILLNENEEPLISEYGYCKFLDPNKSCFYNDNGYTAPEKTSTEEADAYSFGVILLELLTGKVVEKTGLDLVKWVKSIVREEWTGEVFDSEVACFEMYAFPLLNVALKCVERLPEERPTMTEVLEIIEEVVNDQEDISPSSMTSFESTPGSMKHL; encoded by the exons ATGGATAATCTTCTCATCAAGTTGATTCTAAGTGTTTTAGCTTCTCTTCTTTTTATCAGATTCTGTAATGGAGGTGAGTTAATCGAATCCAAGTCCTTCCTCAATTTTATTCTTGCTATTGATCCAAACAATGTACTAGGAATTAAGTGCAATTCTTCAGTGACTTACAACCCTTGCTCCTACAAATTACAAGGTGTTAAGTGCAATTTACGTACCGGTAAAGTCATAGAAATAAGGCTTGAAAACATGAATCTCAGTGGGATAATTGATGCAGAATCCCTCTGTAAACTCTCAAAATTGCGAGTTCTTAGCTTAGCAAGGAATAAAATTAAAGGGATAATTCCTGAATCTCTATCAAGGTGTAAAAGCTTAACTGTTCTTGATCTAAGCAGCAATTTTCTCAATGGAAATTCATCATTTCTACTGCACTCTTTGACAATGATCAAGAATCTTAAGAAACTGAACGTTTCTAATAACAATTTCATTTTTTCACAACCTTTGACGAGTCTACAAGCGTTGAGAggtgtaaaaatgaaagaatctaCATATATGTTTATAGCTCCATCTTCAACTAGAGAAGGTGAGAAGACAAAAACAAAGCATCATATAAACTTGATGGTTTGGCTACTCATATTTGCTGCAATTGTTCTTGTCTTAGTGGTTTTAGTATTCTTGTACACGAGATGTGTTAGATCAGCAAAGGACAAGGAGGTTTTAAAAGAAGTAGCTAATTATTCGTCTCCTCGAAAAACTCCCTCAGCTGAGGTTGTGGATGGAGTATGTAAGACTGAAGAAAAAAGCTCAGAACTATGCTTTTTCATGCAAGATGTGGAAAAATTTACAATGGATGATCTTCTTGAAGCAACTGCTAATTTGAGAAAACAAGGCCTTTGTAGCAGCCTTTACAAAGTCCATATCAGTAGCAGTGGTGTTTTTGCTGTCAAGAGACTGAAGAAACTACAAGTGGGGTTCAAAGAATTTTCCCAAACAATGAAAAGAATAGGGAATTTGAAACATCAAAATGTACTTCCACTTGTTGCTTATTACTCTAGCAATGAAGAAAAATTGCTTATCTACAAATACCAGAACAATGGAAGTCTACTTACTCTTTTTGAAA ATTATGTAGAGGGGAAAAGGAATTTCCCATGGAAACTAAGGCTGTCAATTGCAGTTGGCATAGCAAGGGGATTGGCTTTCATATACAGAAGTTCTAAGAAAGGCAATGTCATTCCCCATGGCAACATTAAGCCATCAAATATTCTGTTAAACGAAAATGAGGAGCCATTAATAAGTGAGTATGGATATTGCAAGTTCCTAGACCCCAACAAGAGTTGCTTCTACAATGACAATGGTTACACAGCCCCTGAGAAGACGTCGACAGAAGAAGCTGATGCCTATAGCTTTGGGGTGATTCTGCTGGAATTGCTGACAGGTAAAGTTGTGGAGAAAACTGGATTAGACCTTGTCAAATGGGTGAAATCTATAGTGCGGGAAGAATGGACTGGAGAGGTGTTTGATAGTGAAGTTGCCTGCTTTGAAATGTATGCTTTCCCTCTACTAAATGTAGCACTCAAGTGTGTGGAGCGTTTGCCAGAGGAGCGGCCTACAATGACAGAGGTTTTGGAGATAATTGAGGAAGTTGTGAATGATCAAGAAGACATCTCTCCTTCTTCTATGACTTCTTTTGAATCCACCCCTGGTTCAATGAAGCATCTGTAA
- the LOC107758913 gene encoding uncharacterized protein LOC107758913 → MLNQHTLLVLFVVSFMDSPQSVVSPFKGSSVFVDSEKQSSEFFIKNPSGLSEGISARREEAVARNVEDFIGVLDVYVHQARDIHNICIYHKQDVYAKLCLTSDPENAVSTQIINGGGQSPVFNENLRLKVRTIKCSVKCEIWMMSRVRNYLEDQLLGFALVPLSEILVKNGKLEKEFSLSSTDLYHSPAGFVQLSVSYNGTSPEVLEIPSLPVSVDTDASRAPDSETPESLLKEFDKIEFPDPKIVNENNLMVSEYFNIPGTNLDSQSSDSFVSSDTENQLSPDVDVHMGSFPSGVANFHQYPKRDSPPSSVSTIDSPSALHPATSQSSDTQGASKSPGEEYASAPKASGDAESNISETKPSSAFPKPVVAVNIEPEQKVVQQDIVDMYMKSMQQFTESLAKMKLPLDMETRPTTSGNSSSDQTSQTPKSTGSRVFYGSRAFF, encoded by the exons ATGCTCAATCAACATACCCTGCTA GTACTATTTGTGGTCAGCTTCATGGATTCTCCACAGTCTGTTGTATCACCATTTAAGGGTTCCTCTGTTTTTGTCGACTCCGAGAAGCAAAGCAGTGAATTTTTCATCAAGAATCCTTCTGGACTATCCGAGGGAATTTCTGCTCGCAGAGAGGAGGCTGTTGCCCGCAACGTGGAGGACTTCATTGGTGTTCTCGACGTGTATGTACATCAGGCTAGAGATATCCACAACATCTGCATTTACCATAAGCAAGATGTTTATGCAAAACTTTGCCTTACTAGTGATCCTGAAAATGCAGTCTCCACTCAGATCATTAATGGCGGTGGGCAATCTCCAGTCTTCAATGAGAATCTAAGGCTCAAAGTTCGTACGATAAAATGCTCGGTTAAATGTGAGATATGGATGATGAGCAGAGTGAGGAATTATTTGGAAGACCAACTGCTAGGATTTGCACTAGTCCCCCTTTCTGAAATCCTTGTCAAAAATGGAAAGCTAGAAAAAGAGTTCTCTCTTTCGTCGACCGATCTCTATCACTCCCCAGCAGGATTTGTACAGTTGTCCGTTTCTTACAATGGTACTTCACCTGAAGTGCTTGAAATTCCTTCATTGCCTGTATCTGTGGACACTGATGCATCTCGGGCCCCAGATAGCGAGACACCCGAGTCGTTGCTTAAGGAGTTTGATAAAATTGAGTTCCCAGATCCTAAGATTGTAAATGAAAATAATCTTATGGTCTCTGAGTACTTTAATATACCAGGCACTAATCTGGATTCTCAAAGCTCAGATAGCTTTGTCTCTTCTGATACTGAAAATCAGCTCAGTCCAGATGTAGATGTCCATATGGGAAGTTTTCCAAGTGGAGTTGCTAATTTCCACCAATATCCTAAGCGCGATTCCCCTCCTAGCAGCGTATCAACCATCGACTCTCCATCCGCTTTGCACCCTGCAACCTCTCAGTCCTCTGATACCCAAGGAGCTTCAAAATCTCCGGGGGAAGAATATGCTTCAGCTCCTAAAGCCAGTGGAGATGCTGAGAGTAACATATCGGAAACCAAGCCTAGCAGTGCATTTCCAAAGCCAGTGGTTGCAGTGAACATTGAGCCAGAGCAAAAGGTTGTGCAACAGGATATCGTGGATATGTACATGAAAAGTATGCAGCAATTTACTGAGTCCTTGGCAAAGATGAAGCTTCCATTGGACATGGAAACTAGGCCAACAACTTCTGGTAATTCAAGTTCAGATCAGACATCGCAAACACCCAAGAGCACTGGCTCACGGGTGTTCTATGGCAGCAGAGCTTTTTTCTGA